The sequence AGATCGCCATCGCAATGCCGCCATAAGCTGAAACGACAACGGCACCGGCCATGACGACCGCAAGCAGAGCGGCCGCGATCGGCGTTAACTTCGGCATTATTCCCAAGGCCCAGGGAAGCACTAATCCCAGCCCGCCGAGCACCTCGGCAGCACCGATGAAGAGCACGAACCAGTGCGGGAGTTCCACGGTCATGTTCGCCCGCATTTCTTCATAAGGCATTAGGAACTTCGAACCGCCGGCAAAAAGGAACATCAGCCCGAGCAGAACTTGCAGGATCCAAAGAACGACATTCATAGAAGGTATCTCCTTCGCGGCGATCGAGGGCCGCGAATGTTTCACAACAAAACGTGACGGAAATCTTATTCGAGCCCGAGCTTTTCCGCAAGGCGTTCGAGGCTGTCCTGCCAGCCCGGGATGAATCCTTCATCGCGAGCCGCAACTCGATCGGCCTCGGAAGCGAGCAGGGGGTGGATGGTCAGTTCGGTTTGGCTGCCGTTCGCTGCAAAAGTAACGGTGACCGTCGCGTTCGGAGGTATTCCGGCACCGCATCCGGCGGGTTCTGCTCTAATGGCTGGTAAACGCCGAGCGACCTCAGATTCTCGCAGAGTTCGCCGAAGCTCGGCTTTCGATCGAATTCAGATCGATGGCCGAAAACGAAGCCTACGACTTCTTCGGCCTTTCGTTGGCTTTTAGCACGCGCTTGCGAAGTCGAATGGCCTTTGGTGTGACCTCGATAAGTTCGTCATCGGCGATGAATTCGAGAGCACGTTCAAGCGACATTTCTCGCACTGGCACGAGCCGCATTGCTTCATCGGCGGAGGTTGTACGCATGTTTGAGAGCTTTTTCTCTTTGATCGCGTTGACGTCCAGATCGACCGCACGGGCGTTCTCGCCGACGATCATTCCCTCGTAAACCTTTACGCTGGGTTTGATAAAGAGCGTGCCGCGTTCCTGCAGATTGTAGAGCGAATAGGTCGTCGATTCGCCCATCCGGTCGGCGACAAGCGAACCGGTCGAGCGCGAACGCATTTCGCCCTGCCATTTATCAAAGCGTAGGAAGATCGTATTGAGCAGGCCGGTGCCCTTTGTTTCGGTTAGGAACTCACCGCGGAAACCGATGAGCCCGCGTGAAGGGATCTCATATTCCAGCCGGACGCGGCCGGAGCCGTTGTTCACCATCTTCGTCATCTGGCCTTTGCGGCGGCCGAGTGCTTCGGTCACAACTCCGATAAATTCTTCGGGCACGTCGATGACCACTTGCTCAAAGGGTTCCAACGTTTCTCCGGTCTTCTCGTCTTGTTTGGTGATGACCTCGGGCTTCGAAACCTGCAGCTCATAGCCTTCGCGACGCATCATCTCAATGAGTATCGCAAGCTGAAGCTCACCGCGGCCGGAGACTTTGAACTGTTCCGCCGCTTCTGTTTGCGTTACGCGAAGAGCGACGTTTCCGAGTAATTCTTTCTCAAGCCGATCTTTGATCTGTCGCGATGTGACGAACTTGCCGTCGATGCCGGAGAATGGTGAAGTATTGACACCGAAGATCATCGAGATCGTCGGCTCATCGACGGCGATTATCGGCAGCGGTCTCGGGTTGTCGACCGTCGTTATCGTCTCGCCGATGTTGATGTCGTCAAATCCGGCAAGAGCGACGATCTCGCCGACTCCGGCCGAGTCAACGCTCGTACGTTCGAGCCCCTCGAATACAAACAGTTCCTTGACGCGTGTCTTTTGGGTCGAGCCATCGATCTTTGCGACGATCACTTCCTGGTTTTTTGCTATCTCGCCGGAAAACATGCGGCCGATGGCGAGGCGGCCAACGAAGGGGTTGTAATCGATGTTGGCGACCAGCAGTTGGAGGCTGTCGTCCCGGACGGCCTTCGGAGCCGGAATGGTCTCAACGATCTGTTCGAATAGCGGCTTGAGCGATTTCGATTCGTCGGTCGGTTCCTTTTTGGCAATGCCGTCGCGGGCGATGGCGTAGAGTATGGGGAATTCGATCTGTTCGTCGCTTGCTCCGAGATCGATGAACAGGTCGTAGATCTCATTAACGAC comes from Acidobacteriota bacterium and encodes:
- a CDS encoding DoxX family protein — encoded protein: MNVVLWILQVLLGLMFLFAGGSKFLMPYEEMRANMTVELPHWFVLFIGAAEVLGGLGLVLPWALGIMPKLTPIAAALLAVVMAGAVVVSAYGGIAMAIFPFVILVLLLVVARGRWATKE
- a CDS encoding SRPBCC domain-containing protein yields the protein MRSKAELRRTLRESEVARRLPAIRAEPAGCGAGIPPNATVTVTFAANGSQTELTIHPLLASEADRVAARDEGFIPGWQDSLERLAEKLGLE
- the typA gene encoding translational GTPase TypA, whose translation is MIAPEKIRNIAIIAHVDHGKTTLVDAMLQQSGTYRDNQEVVERVMDSMDLERERGITIMAKNTSVQYGDYKINIVDTPGHADFGGEVERVLKMVDGIVLLVDAAEGCLPQTRFVLRKALELKLPAIAVVNKMDRQDARHEEVVNEIYDLFIDLGASDEQIEFPILYAIARDGIAKKEPTDESKSLKPLFEQIVETIPAPKAVRDDSLQLLVANIDYNPFVGRLAIGRMFSGEIAKNQEVIVAKIDGSTQKTRVKELFVFEGLERTSVDSAGVGEIVALAGFDDINIGETITTVDNPRPLPIIAVDEPTISMIFGVNTSPFSGIDGKFVTSRQIKDRLEKELLGNVALRVTQTEAAEQFKVSGRGELQLAILIEMMRREGYELQVSKPEVITKQDEKTGETLEPFEQVVIDVPEEFIGVVTEALGRRKGQMTKMVNNGSGRVRLEYEIPSRGLIGFRGEFLTETKGTGLLNTIFLRFDKWQGEMRSRSTGSLVADRMGESTTYSLYNLQERGTLFIKPSVKVYEGMIVGENARAVDLDVNAIKEKKLSNMRTTSADEAMRLVPVREMSLERALEFIADDELIEVTPKAIRLRKRVLKANERPKKS